Proteins found in one Lutimonas zeaxanthinifaciens genomic segment:
- the wecB gene encoding non-hydrolyzing UDP-N-acetylglucosamine 2-epimerase, whose protein sequence is MKKVLTVFGTRPEGIKMAVLAKELNEEKYIDHKICVTAQHRDMLDQVLELFDITPDFDLDIMQHGQDLTDVTNRVLSGMRDLFKNTWKPDLVLIHGDTTTCFATALAAFYAGIKIGHVEAGLRTGDLRSPFPEEANRVLVSRIATYHFAPTVKNVENLLDEGVMEERIIQTGNTVIDSLKFIAHKLEGFSEKIRNTGLPDLLENGRKFILITGHRRENFGDGFIHICAAIKELAITNNTFDFVYPVHMNPNVQKPVREILAELPNVHLIKPLQYEDFVYAMKHSYLVLTDSGGVQEEAPGLGKPVLVMRDTTERPEAVEAGTVRLVGADKGNIVSGVQNLIDDQELYDQMSEAHNPYGEGDSVRKIVKFILEL, encoded by the coding sequence TTGAAAAAAGTACTTACTGTATTTGGAACAAGACCAGAAGGTATTAAAATGGCAGTTTTGGCCAAAGAACTGAACGAAGAAAAGTATATTGATCATAAAATTTGTGTCACAGCCCAGCATCGTGATATGTTAGATCAAGTATTAGAATTATTTGATATAACTCCTGATTTTGATTTAGATATAATGCAACACGGTCAAGATTTAACAGATGTGACCAACCGCGTATTATCTGGTATGCGGGATCTATTTAAAAATACTTGGAAGCCCGATTTGGTCTTGATTCATGGTGATACCACAACATGCTTTGCGACTGCTCTGGCTGCTTTTTATGCAGGAATTAAAATTGGTCATGTTGAAGCTGGTTTACGCACGGGTGATTTAAGATCGCCTTTTCCTGAAGAGGCAAATAGGGTATTGGTAAGCAGAATAGCGACTTATCATTTTGCTCCAACAGTGAAAAACGTAGAGAATTTGTTGGACGAAGGCGTTATGGAGGAAAGGATAATTCAGACAGGTAATACGGTCATAGACTCTTTAAAATTTATAGCTCATAAATTGGAAGGTTTTTCGGAAAAAATAAGAAATACTGGTTTACCCGATTTATTAGAAAATGGCCGTAAATTTATTCTAATCACCGGGCACAGACGAGAAAATTTTGGAGATGGTTTTATACATATTTGTGCGGCCATTAAGGAATTGGCTATAACTAATAATACATTTGATTTTGTGTATCCAGTGCATATGAATCCCAACGTACAGAAACCTGTAAGAGAAATTTTGGCAGAATTACCCAACGTTCATTTGATTAAACCTTTGCAATATGAAGATTTTGTTTATGCCATGAAGCACAGTTATTTGGTTTTGACAGATTCAGGAGGGGTCCAGGAAGAAGCTCCGGGTTTAGGGAAGCCAGTCTTAGTGATGCGCGATACAACAGAGCGACCAGAGGCAGTTGAGGCAGGAACGGTTCGTCTTGTTGGAGCAGATAAGGGAAATATAGTTTCAGGTGTTCAAAATTTAATTGATGATCAGGAATTATATGACCAAATGTCTGAAGCACATAATCCATATGGTGAAGGAGATTCGGTGAGAAAAATAGTCAAATTTATATTGGAACTCTGA
- a CDS encoding sulfotransferase family 2 domain-containing protein: MLAFCHIPKTAGSTFNYILQKNFGCNLNSIIPRNGSNYYYKDLKKDQFVYGGAKCIAGHGLKPFIDYKEFNSKLKWITFFRDPIKRFVSQYIHQQTSNLSQYHMPIIDWAEKYERRNWQVKWIAGEEDLIAAKQIIEEKFIFSGVTEKFDQSLILFRSLLDNKIDISYTTPKMVVRNYNLKNELLNEKYDSLLTFFIEQNELDIQLYDFAKRNFEKAFNQISLKERSYFEQRSFCREKMFGLKRELLYKPYVYLTK, from the coding sequence ATGCTAGCTTTTTGTCATATACCTAAAACAGCAGGATCCACTTTTAATTATATCCTTCAAAAAAATTTTGGGTGTAATCTAAATTCGATTATCCCGAGAAATGGATCTAATTATTACTACAAAGATCTTAAAAAAGATCAATTTGTATATGGTGGTGCAAAATGTATAGCTGGTCATGGTCTAAAACCATTCATTGATTATAAAGAATTTAATTCTAAATTGAAGTGGATAACTTTTTTCAGAGATCCTATAAAACGATTTGTTTCTCAATACATTCATCAACAGACAAGTAATCTTTCTCAATATCACATGCCAATTATTGATTGGGCTGAAAAATATGAAAGAAGAAATTGGCAGGTGAAATGGATAGCAGGTGAAGAGGATTTGATTGCGGCCAAGCAAATTATTGAGGAAAAATTTATTTTTTCGGGAGTAACAGAGAAATTTGATCAATCCCTTATACTATTTAGGTCTTTATTGGATAATAAAATAGATATTTCATATACGACACCAAAAATGGTAGTAAGAAATTATAATTTAAAAAATGAATTATTGAATGAAAAATATGATTCATTGTTAACCTTTTTTATCGAACAAAATGAATTGGATATTCAACTGTATGATTTTGCTAAAAGAAATTTTGAGAAAGCATTCAATCAAATTAGTTTAAAGGAACGAAGTTATTTTGAACAAAGGTCTTTTTGTCGTGAGAAAATGTTTGGGCTTAAGAGAGAATTATTGTATAAGCCTTATGTATATTTAACGAAATGA
- a CDS encoding O-antigen ligase family protein: MMDLTRLKYLQKNPIFILLFINSLLVILGYATARVLGSGAFGQLKLFRTILLFGSLVYVFKLNGPFCKNLLNSSAIYTLLICIIFFALLRGDDIGDLYRSTTFIIPFLYVLYTINYLLNFGAFNLLVVFSWITMIIYVLVPISFFLFGGDLTETLIYGKKDSEAFVSNHYGWSSTVYILSSLTVLKYYPLKRLLKYAILVFLPISFYLLIISANRSGILALVLAFIFFIFKDRHVNLGTKIMIIIIPILTIVYLANQEYSAIDFLMEKNEAQIESGKEGRFEAASDMINEFEENPVLWFTGVGMFNYEILVEKGGILRGYHNSYFEILFGAGFLLFIIFLIFMLFWPLIVFWKVTNNYSLLIFPLILIPFFEMDLTAGQFLFFPWFSYILVLNAKELHPLLYKSYNIL; this comes from the coding sequence ATGATGGATTTAACAAGACTAAAATATCTTCAAAAAAATCCTATTTTCATTTTATTGTTTATTAATTCGTTGCTGGTCATACTTGGATATGCAACAGCAAGAGTTTTAGGATCGGGAGCTTTTGGTCAGTTGAAACTATTTCGAACGATTTTATTGTTTGGTTCATTGGTATATGTTTTTAAACTGAATGGTCCTTTTTGTAAAAACTTATTGAATAGTTCAGCTATTTACACTCTATTAATTTGTATAATTTTTTTCGCATTATTAAGAGGAGATGATATTGGTGATTTATATCGCTCTACCACTTTTATTATTCCCTTTTTATATGTTTTGTATACAATTAATTACTTATTAAATTTTGGTGCATTTAATCTTTTAGTTGTTTTTTCTTGGATCACGATGATTATCTATGTATTGGTTCCAATATCATTTTTTTTGTTTGGAGGAGATTTAACTGAAACTTTAATCTATGGTAAGAAAGATAGTGAGGCATTTGTATCGAATCATTATGGATGGAGCTCAACCGTGTACATCCTTAGCTCACTAACTGTTTTAAAATATTATCCGTTGAAAAGGTTATTGAAATATGCAATTTTAGTGTTTTTACCTATATCTTTTTATTTACTTATAATAAGTGCAAATAGATCTGGAATTTTAGCTTTAGTGCTTGCTTTTATATTTTTCATCTTTAAGGATCGACATGTTAATTTAGGAACTAAAATTATGATTATAATAATTCCAATATTGACAATAGTTTATTTGGCAAACCAAGAATATTCTGCTATTGATTTTTTAATGGAGAAAAATGAAGCACAAATAGAATCAGGAAAGGAAGGAAGATTTGAAGCTGCGAGTGATATGATAAATGAATTTGAAGAAAATCCTGTTTTATGGTTCACTGGTGTGGGGATGTTTAATTATGAAATATTGGTTGAAAAGGGTGGTATTCTAAGAGGTTATCATAATTCATATTTTGAGATTTTATTTGGAGCTGGTTTTTTACTTTTCATTATATTTTTAATATTTATGTTATTTTGGCCATTGATTGTGTTTTGGAAGGTGACTAATAATTATTCTTTATTAATTTTTCCCTTAATTCTAATTCCATTTTTTGAAATGGACTTAACCGCCGGACAGTTTTTGTTTTTTCCTTGGTTCTCTTATATATTAGTTTTGAATGCAAAAGAATTGCACCCATTACTTTACAAGTCTTATAATATTTTATGA